A genomic window from Brachyspira sp. SAP_772 includes:
- a CDS encoding AIPR family protein has protein sequence MNRLENEILKKHLIELSNRKEIKNFLEQRKIKGENIIPYCFNIYTLQNYIGNYSIEILNDITDGPNDNNIDIFYIDDDDNDDIIINLFQVKYHKDQNLSSTIGSRDINDFLNSIKKIFIDKKLNSVNFNDFLLKKYKQFEDLPIEKLHFNLYLVTNGSDITDLDKIKLSEFQEEHSNLFEVNVITESEFFLNNNKLTNKTHILNLNNKDCITINTGILSYIVNVNTYEICKLYSEIGDNILNKNIRKLLKTSLNKEIEKSIINDPEMFWYKNNGISIICKRAEKKTLKGQTIMELEDPYIVNGGQTSKILYNIFKKDETNEIFVTSFILLRIYQTTDDQKIEQIVTGTNNQNKITMFDLKSNIKNLKTLKEYFEIKNISLIIERNSEEKLLEKNIVSEKLLQIYCSIYMDIPHDAKRAKNYLVNKYYSEVYKRDDIYDDLLISFYIYDCIIEKYQNSNYAHVPHSLYSILFLMTKISPELKKSFNENKTMETFNIAMEKINDIIEKYRKDNGKTFTYTNFFKSQKSTEIILDYIGLVK, from the coding sequence ATGAATAGATTAGAAAATGAAATTTTAAAAAAACATTTAATAGAATTGAGTAATAGAAAAGAAATTAAAAATTTTTTAGAACAAAGAAAAATAAAAGGAGAAAATATAATTCCATATTGTTTCAATATATACACTCTACAAAATTATATAGGAAATTACTCTATAGAAATATTAAATGATATAACAGACGGTCCAAATGATAATAATATAGATATTTTTTATATAGATGATGATGATAATGACGATATAATCATAAATTTATTTCAAGTTAAATATCATAAAGATCAAAATTTATCATCAACCATAGGATCAAGAGATATAAATGATTTTTTAAATAGTATAAAAAAAATATTTATTGATAAAAAATTAAATAGTGTAAATTTTAATGATTTCCTTTTAAAAAAATACAAACAATTTGAAGATTTACCTATTGAAAAACTACATTTTAATTTATATCTTGTTACAAATGGTAGCGATATAACAGATTTAGATAAAATTAAATTATCAGAATTTCAGGAAGAACATTCTAATTTATTTGAAGTAAATGTAATAACAGAATCAGAATTTTTCTTAAATAATAATAAATTAACCAATAAAACACACATTTTAAATTTAAATAACAAAGATTGTATAACTATAAATACAGGTATATTATCATATATAGTTAATGTCAATACATATGAAATTTGTAAGTTATACTCAGAAATAGGAGATAACATTTTAAATAAAAATATAAGAAAATTGTTAAAAACAAGTTTAAATAAAGAAATAGAAAAAAGTATAATAAATGACCCTGAAATGTTTTGGTATAAAAATAATGGAATATCTATTATATGCAAAAGAGCTGAGAAAAAAACTTTAAAAGGCCAAACAATTATGGAATTAGAAGATCCATATATAGTGAATGGAGGACAAACAAGCAAAATACTATATAATATTTTTAAAAAAGATGAAACAAATGAAATATTTGTAACTTCTTTTATTTTATTGAGAATATATCAAACAACAGATGATCAAAAAATAGAACAAATAGTAACAGGAACAAATAATCAAAACAAAATTACAATGTTTGATTTGAAATCAAATATAAAAAATTTAAAAACATTAAAAGAATATTTTGAAATTAAAAATATATCATTAATAATTGAAAGAAATTCTGAAGAAAAATTATTAGAAAAAAACATAGTATCTGAGAAATTATTGCAAATATATTGTTCTATATATATGGATATACCTCATGATGCTAAAAGAGCAAAAAATTATTTAGTTAATAAATACTATTCTGAAGTATATAAAAGAGATGATATATATGATGATTTATTAATATCTTTTTATATTTATGATTGTATAATTGAAAAATATCAAAATTCAAATTATGCACATGTTCCACATTCTTTATATTCAATTTTATTTTTAATGACAAAAATATCACCAGAACTAAAAAAAAGTTTTAATGAAAATAAAACTATGGAAACATTTAATATTGCTATGGAAAAAATTAATGATATAATAGAAAAATACAGAAAAGACAATGGAAAAACTTTTACATATACTAATTTCTTTAAATCTCAAAAATCTACAGAAATAATATTAGATTATATTGGATTAGTTAAATAA
- a CDS encoding alpha-amylase family glycosyl hydrolase has protein sequence MKTSIYNLFPPLLGHISNWYSHIDRIKSMGFEWIYINPITYPGFSGSLYATKDYYKYNENFFSSSEANIAEKELKDFLKYCKERNIKVMIDLVINHSSKDSVLVDEHLDWYLLDDEGKLKSPGAWDNGVWIEWGDLASFNNEKLEEEENPIWEYWKELILHNLSLGFDGFRCDAAYKVNKDLWIYLIDIAKTNKKDTVFFAESLGCSMEDTLTLIDAGFDYVASSAKWWDYESEWFIEQYDLAREKTKQIAFPSNHDTLRLINEYNGNIWEVMQRFLFTAMVCDMWMITLGDEYGFYNRCDVVKGNEFEKISYDLSEFIKNISNYIKNNDILANCGKIVSIDLQEKKLIEELKKKLENSQEENNQNDQNNENIEDTKEEKKIPLKRFYKYSLDEKEALLIVVNTSCNKETLEIDKYNIIEDISFNNRVNNFESGVVEFLPYQLKIFKVVKTISYNLEG, from the coding sequence ATGAAGACTTCTATTTACAATCTATTTCCTCCTCTTTTGGGGCACATTTCGAATTGGTATAGTCATATTGATAGAATAAAAAGCATGGGCTTTGAATGGATTTATATAAATCCTATTACTTATCCGGGGTTTAGCGGAAGTTTGTACGCTACGAAAGATTATTACAAATATAATGAGAATTTCTTTTCAAGTTCTGAGGCTAATATTGCTGAAAAAGAATTAAAAGATTTTTTGAAGTATTGTAAAGAAAGAAACATAAAGGTGATGATAGATTTAGTTATCAATCATTCTTCTAAGGATAGTGTATTAGTTGATGAGCATTTGGATTGGTATTTATTGGATGATGAAGGCAAATTAAAATCTCCGGGTGCTTGGGACAATGGAGTATGGATTGAATGGGGAGATTTGGCGAGCTTCAACAATGAAAAGCTTGAAGAAGAAGAAAATCCTATTTGGGAGTATTGGAAGGAGTTAATACTTCATAATTTGAGTTTAGGTTTTGACGGTTTTAGATGCGATGCTGCATACAAGGTTAATAAAGACTTATGGATATATCTTATTGACATTGCTAAGACTAATAAAAAAGACACAGTATTTTTTGCTGAGAGTTTGGGCTGTTCTATGGAAGACACATTAACTTTAATAGATGCTGGTTTTGATTATGTGGCAAGCAGTGCAAAGTGGTGGGATTATGAGTCTGAGTGGTTTATAGAGCAGTATGATTTGGCAAGAGAGAAAACTAAACAAATAGCATTTCCTAGTAATCATGATACTTTAAGACTTATTAATGAATATAACGGTAATATATGGGAAGTGATGCAGAGATTTTTGTTTACAGCTATGGTTTGCGATATGTGGATGATAACTTTGGGCGATGAATACGGTTTTTATAATAGATGCGATGTTGTTAAAGGCAATGAGTTTGAGAAAATTAGTTATGATTTAAGCGAGTTTATAAAGAATATTAGTAATTATATAAAAAATAATGATATACTTGCTAATTGCGGTAAAATAGTTTCTATTGATTTGCAAGAGAAGAAGCTAATTGAGGAACTTAAAAAGAAATTAGAAAACTCACAAGAAGAAAATAATCAAAATGACCAAAATAATGAGAATATAGAAGATACTAAAGAGGAGAAAAAAATACCTCTAAAGCGTTTTTATAAATATAGTTTAGATGAAAAAGAAGCTCTTTTAATAGTGGTTAATACAAGTTGTAATAAAGAAACTTTGGAAATAGATAAATATAATATAATAGAAGATATATCATTTAATAATAGAGTAAATAATTTTGAAAGTGGAGTAGTGGAGTTTTTACCATATCAGTTAAAGATATTTAAGGTGGTAAAGACTATTAGTTATAATTTAGAAGGTTAA
- a CDS encoding GAF domain-containing sensor histidine kinase: MSEHKSIETFFRDLSMGLLYMENTYEIDRVVDFFLEQVCNFYGFDCGEVYFSKGDYLILRGVYGIDRYYVCKVDFPIVKNRIEEVLYKQKRYVGNNMNISEYDVFNNYSSLMVLPVYLHNNPIGLIAFRNKEDKREYYKNILEDLLNIIGHFAVYANNVLQNVTYKEKDKQLKLLRELYIKLSDIDKFDSNLKGISEDIANIFSSRKAFMMFSYDNNTRFETISKYGFDDNFDCTIFEKENHLSNCIKDGKSFINNIAKTECAEKFVGIINRSVLFNRVMIREGVDVYIVVIDRIPDAVNPLGDFDNEDAGLLKPLLLNISSRVSEYFNIVELSKANEKNMRHMSRLNTLYDMSTILVERSKTEDILFLLLTITTIGDVFAFNRAFAFLYDEGFNVFRGRMCIAPKDGEEAAYIWNDMKNIDKYALREKIMLSFNMNSIKASWDLNQQFINTVIPNNENCELFFEVFNTHDTINITNINEDNRVEQLRQYTDLFGDYPFAIIPIMNATKCIGMILVDNPFNNKPIPNDDLDYLKMFGRQAAVALGYSSLYNELEKNNNALKTAQKTLFDMKSLAIIGEMSSSMAHNLRNFIVPIAGFANRLVKVSTDENIKKYAQIIADEVENLENYIRKNLSFAKSINLETEKIKIEDIIKYITIISKEYIKKSNKDIKFYAHNFSKKDIVHWDYDRMNEVIFNLVVNAIDAISNEQYAIISVLFSDNLYNDSMIDIIVENTNSYISDEVMENIFKPFFTTKSHGVGIGLAISKRIVEAHGGSMNVKSINIPFETTTFTITVPEVLNN; encoded by the coding sequence ATGTCAGAACATAAATCTATAGAAACTTTTTTTAGAGACTTATCTATGGGGCTTCTTTATATGGAAAACACCTATGAGATAGATAGAGTTGTAGATTTTTTTTTAGAGCAGGTTTGTAATTTTTATGGATTTGATTGCGGAGAGGTTTATTTTTCAAAAGGGGACTATTTAATACTTAGGGGAGTATACGGCATTGATAGGTATTATGTTTGTAAGGTTGATTTTCCTATAGTAAAAAACAGAATAGAGGAAGTTTTATATAAGCAAAAAAGATATGTTGGAAATAATATGAATATTAGTGAGTATGATGTTTTTAATAATTATTCTTCACTAATGGTTCTGCCTGTTTATCTGCATAATAACCCTATAGGTTTAATTGCTTTTAGAAATAAAGAGGATAAGAGAGAGTATTATAAAAATATCTTAGAAGATTTACTTAACATAATAGGTCATTTTGCAGTATATGCCAATAATGTTTTGCAGAATGTTACATATAAAGAAAAAGATAAACAATTAAAGTTACTTAGAGAGCTTTATATAAAATTAAGCGATATAGACAAATTTGATTCTAATCTAAAAGGCATTTCAGAAGATATAGCAAATATATTCAGTTCCCGCAAAGCGTTTATGATGTTTAGCTATGATAATAATACTAGGTTTGAAACTATATCAAAATATGGTTTTGATGATAATTTTGATTGTACAATTTTTGAGAAAGAAAATCATCTATCTAATTGCATAAAAGATGGAAAAAGTTTTATTAATAATATAGCAAAGACTGAATGTGCAGAAAAATTTGTTGGTATTATTAATAGATCTGTGTTGTTTAATAGGGTTATGATTAGAGAGGGAGTTGATGTTTATATTGTTGTAATAGATAGGATTCCAGATGCTGTTAATCCATTGGGTGATTTTGATAATGAAGATGCAGGTTTATTAAAGCCGCTTTTATTAAACATTTCAAGTAGGGTATCAGAATATTTTAATATAGTAGAGTTAAGCAAAGCTAATGAAAAAAATATGCGTCATATGTCTCGTTTAAATACATTATATGATATGAGCACTATTTTGGTAGAGCGTTCAAAGACAGAAGATATATTATTTTTGCTTTTAACTATTACAACTATAGGAGATGTTTTTGCTTTTAATAGGGCATTTGCTTTTCTTTATGATGAAGGGTTTAATGTGTTTAGGGGACGTATGTGTATAGCTCCTAAAGATGGTGAAGAGGCTGCTTATATATGGAATGATATGAAAAATATAGATAAGTATGCTTTAAGAGAAAAGATAATGCTTTCTTTTAATATGAATAGTATCAAGGCTTCTTGGGATTTGAATCAGCAATTTATTAACACAGTTATACCTAATAATGAGAATTGTGAGTTATTTTTTGAGGTTTTTAATACTCATGATACTATTAATATTACTAATATAAATGAAGATAATAGAGTTGAACAATTAAGGCAGTATACAGACTTATTTGGAGATTATCCTTTTGCTATTATACCAATAATGAATGCTACTAAATGTATAGGTATGATATTAGTTGATAATCCTTTTAACAATAAGCCTATACCTAATGACGATTTGGATTATTTAAAGATGTTTGGAAGACAGGCAGCTGTTGCTTTGGGATATTCATCACTTTATAATGAACTTGAAAAGAATAATAATGCTTTAAAGACGGCACAGAAGACTTTATTTGATATGAAGAGTTTGGCTATTATAGGGGAGATGAGCTCTTCGATGGCACATAATTTGAGGAATTTTATCGTGCCTATTGCTGGGTTTGCTAATAGGCTTGTAAAAGTAAGTACCGATGAGAATATTAAAAAGTATGCTCAGATTATAGCCGATGAGGTTGAGAATTTAGAAAATTATATTAGAAAGAACTTATCATTTGCTAAGAGTATTAATTTAGAAACAGAGAAAATTAAAATAGAAGATATCATTAAATATATTACTATTATATCTAAAGAATACATAAAGAAAAGCAACAAAGATATTAAATTTTATGCTCATAATTTCAGTAAAAAAGATATTGTACATTGGGATTATGATAGAATGAATGAGGTTATATTCAATTTGGTTGTTAATGCAATAGATGCTATATCTAATGAACAATATGCTATAATAAGCGTTTTATTTAGTGATAATTTATATAATGATTCAATGATAGATATAATAGTAGAAAACACTAATTCTTATATTTCAGATGAAGTTATGGAAAATATTTTTAAGCCATTTTTCACCACAAAAAGCCATGGTGTTGGTATTGGTTTGGCTATATCAAAGAGAATAGTAGAGGCTCATGGAGGAAGCATGAATGTAAAAAGCATTAATATTCCATTTGAAACTACTACTTTTACTATTACAGTTCCTGAGGTTTTAAATAATTAA
- the mtaB gene encoding tRNA (N(6)-L-threonylcarbamoyladenosine(37)-C(2))-methylthiotransferase MtaB has translation MNIHIHTFGCRLNQYESEKIAYELKNMGANITTLKEADAIAINTCTVTNDSDKKLVSYLEKLEDIEQKKIFLIGCYVSKKGFTTENKNIITINNDHKEEAAQIIFNNIQKDTNKEINSPIFFPQEQSRAYLKIQDGCEVFCSYCIVSRVRGKHKSLEPNKIYEAIKIANDYNYKEIVLTGLNLGSYNFNNEIKFADILKNILEHSSKYGIRIRLSSVEPIYFDDELINLFKNKDVLCPHAHIPLQSGSNKILKLMNRRYTREEYLTSIEKLYKVNPDMAISTDIMVGFPEEENDDFNDTYNLCEESKFIKMHVFRYSDRENTPSSKMPNKIGYRRKLKRAKLLNELNNKMKDNYYNNALGKKLDVIVEEVLDNNYYIGTSGEYLKVKFKSDKALNKKELITVKSLKYEDDIIIAE, from the coding sequence ATGAATATACATATACACACATTCGGATGCAGACTAAATCAATACGAAAGCGAAAAGATAGCCTATGAATTAAAAAACATGGGAGCAAATATCACAACCCTAAAAGAAGCAGATGCTATAGCAATCAATACATGCACCGTAACAAATGACAGCGATAAAAAATTAGTGTCATACTTAGAAAAATTGGAAGATATAGAACAAAAAAAAATATTTTTAATAGGCTGCTATGTTTCAAAAAAAGGATTTACTACAGAAAACAAAAATATAATAACAATTAATAATGACCATAAAGAAGAAGCAGCACAAATAATATTTAATAATATACAAAAAGACACAAACAAAGAAATAAACTCTCCAATATTTTTCCCTCAGGAGCAAAGCAGAGCATATTTAAAAATACAAGATGGATGCGAAGTGTTTTGCAGTTATTGTATAGTTTCGAGAGTACGCGGCAAACATAAAAGCCTTGAACCAAATAAAATATATGAAGCTATAAAAATTGCTAATGATTATAATTATAAAGAAATAGTATTAACAGGACTTAATTTAGGCTCTTATAATTTTAACAACGAAATAAAATTTGCTGATATACTAAAAAACATATTAGAACATTCTTCTAAATACGGCATTAGAATAAGACTTTCATCTGTTGAGCCGATTTATTTTGATGATGAGCTTATAAACCTATTTAAAAATAAAGATGTATTATGCCCGCATGCTCATATTCCATTACAATCTGGAAGCAATAAAATATTAAAATTAATGAACAGAAGATATACAAGAGAAGAATATTTAACTTCCATAGAAAAATTATATAAAGTTAATCCAGACATGGCAATAAGCACAGATATAATGGTTGGCTTTCCAGAAGAAGAAAATGATGATTTTAACGATACATACAATTTATGCGAAGAGTCAAAGTTTATAAAAATGCATGTGTTTAGATATTCAGACAGAGAAAACACACCATCATCAAAAATGCCGAATAAAATAGGCTACAGAAGAAAATTAAAAAGAGCAAAACTTTTAAATGAATTAAACAACAAAATGAAAGATAATTATTATAACAATGCTTTAGGCAAAAAATTGGATGTTATTGTTGAAGAGGTTTTAGATAATAATTATTACATAGGCACAAGCGGCGAATATTTAAAAGTAAAGTTCAAAAGTGATAAAGCCTTAAATAAAAAAGAGCTAATAACAGTAAAATCTTTAAAATATGAAGATGATATTATAATAGCAGAGTAA
- the ftsZ gene encoding cell division protein FtsZ has translation MDSKYRIELDENSKGSISMNSYNNLSSLDTVIKVIGVGNGGCNAINRMIAEGLENVDFIAMNTDAQALSRSNAPTRIVLGDRVTQGLGAGTDPEKGAEAAREDVAKIEEIVSGANLVFIASSFGGGTGTGASPVVAEAAKKAGALTIGVVTKPFEYEGRLKMERAEAGIEKMLTVVDSLIIIPNENLYDMVDMDNYKYEEALAVVDDILRQGVQGISDIITQVGFINVDFADVKTMISLSNGRAHLGIGVGKGDDRLHKAITNAFENPLLDVASIKNARGILANIVCPKDFGMKEYREASKIINNYANENANIKIGVCTKEEIKDEIIVTIVATGFDNNSNNNEEKKIEDKESNTIKDDKVNDVSNNEVKNNIENNSNDIKETQKNDFVVDAAVNADNSNTENSNNIENKKIETYIENHMKSINNVENIENAENIENEIIEEKTENSDDISNNKYVINFKNKIQEMKKPVIAKSTFSRLNLENELKSNNFDVNLSRENILSDNDVAEEYEEELENSKMNTIERQERKEYRAELHSVLEEETNEERRVATPFEIIPEEEMQKHNNLGAKLPFADESVDTDYEKPAFLRRPLQVRNINR, from the coding sequence ATGGATAGCAAGTATCGAATAGAATTAGATGAAAATTCCAAAGGGAGCATATCAATGAATTCTTACAATAACCTCTCATCATTAGACACAGTAATAAAAGTTATAGGTGTCGGTAACGGCGGATGTAATGCCATAAACAGAATGATAGCTGAAGGCTTAGAAAACGTTGATTTTATAGCTATGAATACCGATGCTCAAGCACTATCTCGTTCTAATGCTCCTACTAGAATAGTTTTAGGCGATAGAGTTACGCAAGGTTTAGGTGCAGGTACAGACCCAGAGAAGGGTGCTGAAGCTGCTAGAGAAGATGTTGCTAAAATAGAAGAGATTGTAAGCGGTGCTAATTTGGTGTTTATTGCGAGCAGTTTTGGAGGCGGTACTGGTACAGGTGCTAGTCCTGTGGTGGCTGAGGCTGCTAAAAAGGCTGGTGCTTTAACTATTGGTGTTGTAACTAAACCTTTTGAGTATGAAGGCAGACTTAAAATGGAGCGTGCTGAGGCTGGCATAGAAAAAATGCTTACAGTTGTAGATTCGCTTATTATTATACCTAATGAAAACCTTTATGATATGGTTGATATGGATAACTATAAATATGAAGAGGCTTTGGCTGTTGTTGATGATATACTTCGTCAAGGTGTTCAGGGTATTTCTGATATTATCACTCAGGTTGGATTTATAAATGTGGACTTTGCCGATGTAAAAACTATGATTTCTCTTTCTAATGGAAGGGCTCATTTAGGTATTGGTGTTGGTAAAGGTGATGACAGACTTCACAAGGCTATTACTAATGCATTTGAAAATCCGCTTTTGGATGTTGCTAGTATTAAAAATGCTAGAGGAATACTTGCTAATATAGTTTGTCCTAAAGATTTTGGTATGAAAGAGTACAGAGAGGCTAGCAAAATTATTAATAACTATGCTAATGAAAATGCTAATATAAAAATTGGTGTTTGTACTAAAGAAGAGATTAAAGATGAGATTATTGTTACAATAGTTGCTACTGGTTTTGATAATAATTCTAATAATAATGAAGAAAAAAAAATAGAAGATAAAGAATCTAATACTATAAAAGATGATAAAGTAAATGATGTTTCTAATAATGAAGTAAAAAATAATATAGAAAATAATTCTAATGATATTAAAGAAACTCAAAAAAATGATTTTGTTGTAGATGCTGCAGTTAATGCAGATAATTCTAATACAGAAAATTCAAATAATATAGAAAATAAAAAAATTGAAACTTATATAGAAAATCATATGAAAAGCATAAATAATGTAGAAAACATAGAAAATGCAGAGAATATAGAGAACGAAATAATAGAAGAAAAAACAGAAAATAGTGATGATATTTCAAATAATAAATATGTTATTAACTTTAAAAATAAAATACAAGAGATGAAAAAACCTGTAATAGCTAAAAGCACTTTTAGCAGATTAAATCTTGAAAATGAATTAAAATCAAATAATTTTGATGTTAATTTATCTAGGGAGAATATATTGAGTGATAATGATGTTGCTGAGGAATATGAAGAAGAGTTAGAAAATAGCAAAATGAATACTATAGAAAGACAAGAACGTAAAGAATATAGAGCAGAACTTCATAGTGTTTTAGAAGAAGAAACTAATGAAGAGAGAAGAGTGGCAACTCCTTTTGAGATTATACCTGAAGAAGAGATGCAAAAGCATAATAATTTGGGAGCTAAATTGCCATTTGCTGATGAGAGTGTAGATACTGATTATGAAAAACCAGCATTTCTTAGAAGACCATTACAAGTAAGAAATATTAATAGATAA
- the coaE gene encoding dephospho-CoA kinase (Dephospho-CoA kinase (CoaE) performs the final step in coenzyme A biosynthesis.) — protein MRNIIGVYGLICSGKSSFSKLLSRELDAFYIDADKLGHEALENKKDIIVKEFSESILDSNNNIDRKKLGSIVFSNKKKLKKLQDITYSYIEKKIEDLVNSTDKDVVIEAALIMRSNIYKLCNSLIFVNAKTSNILKRMQKTRNISEHNARKILKMQRDVKNKKLDADIIVNNMRDYNHLVIISQKLGRHYGNESKRKHGRKRLFY, from the coding sequence ATGAGAAATATTATAGGTGTATATGGTCTTATTTGTTCTGGTAAGAGTTCTTTTTCTAAGCTTCTTTCAAGAGAATTAGATGCTTTTTATATAGATGCTGATAAGCTTGGTCATGAGGCTTTAGAAAATAAAAAAGATATTATTGTAAAAGAGTTTTCTGAGAGTATATTAGATTCAAATAATAATATAGACAGAAAAAAACTTGGAAGTATTGTATTCTCTAATAAAAAAAAATTAAAAAAACTTCAAGATATTACCTATTCTTATATAGAAAAAAAAATAGAAGATTTAGTAAATTCCACTGACAAAGATGTTGTTATAGAAGCTGCTCTAATTATGAGAAGTAATATTTATAAACTTTGTAATAGTTTAATTTTTGTTAATGCCAAAACTTCTAACATATTAAAAAGAATGCAAAAAACTAGAAATATATCAGAACATAATGCAAGAAAGATATTAAAAATGCAAAGGGATGTAAAAAATAAGAAACTTGATGCCGATATTATTGTTAACAATATGAGAGATTATAATCATTTAGTGATTATATCTCAAAAATTAGGAAGGCATTATGGAAATGAATCAAAAAGAAAACATGGAAGAAAGAGATTATTCTACTAA
- a CDS encoding SPOR domain-containing protein: protein MEMNQKENMEERDYSTKLNNHQKNKRTLYIVNFTPIRLLVFSVSAASLILFIFVIGFHLGSSKASYTAHNSADVSSDILMRENTDNLNNVDTLSMADNLNSQENSMQESTIVDSNIENIEPLNNNTLSSSSIIREGVSSEDRYNEYTKNLASELDAINANIKGEQTPNSTYTPPQQMIASVKPIEKKEVTTTVPYTKSSSQDSIYFIQVAVGFDKDNTYSARDTLKAKYPKTFVKEEVGSDGKTMYKLKIGRYETREDAQKVLAEIKKNPIYKDSYIYSDKKIS from the coding sequence ATGGAAATGAATCAAAAAGAAAACATGGAAGAAAGAGATTATTCTACTAAGCTCAATAATCATCAAAAGAATAAAAGAACATTGTATATAGTTAATTTTACACCTATAAGACTATTGGTATTTTCTGTAAGTGCCGCTAGTTTAATATTGTTTATATTTGTTATAGGTTTTCATTTAGGCTCTTCTAAGGCTAGTTATACTGCTCATAATAGTGCAGATGTTTCAAGTGATATACTTATGAGAGAGAATACTGACAATTTAAATAATGTAGATACTTTGTCTATGGCTGATAATTTAAATAGTCAAGAAAATAGTATGCAGGAGTCTACTATTGTTGATTCAAATATAGAAAATATTGAACCTTTAAATAATAATACTTTATCAAGCAGCAGTATTATTAGAGAGGGTGTGTCTTCAGAAGATAGATATAATGAATACACTAAAAACTTAGCTTCAGAACTTGATGCTATTAATGCAAATATTAAAGGAGAACAAACTCCAAATTCAACATATACACCTCCTCAGCAAATGATAGCTAGTGTAAAACCTATAGAGAAAAAAGAAGTAACTACAACTGTACCATATACTAAATCATCTTCTCAAGACTCTATTTATTTTATACAAGTGGCAGTTGGTTTTGATAAAGATAATACTTACTCAGCAAGAGATACATTAAAAGCTAAATATCCAAAAACTTTTGTTAAAGAGGAAGTAGGTTCAGACGGTAAAACTATGTATAAATTAAAAATAGGCAGATATGAAACTAGAGAAGATGCTCAAAAGGTTTTAGCTGAGATTAAAAAGAATCCTATATATAAAGATAGTTATATTTATTCCGATAAGAAAATAAGTTAA
- a CDS encoding radical SAM protein, translating into MIQYREINCKSALNKINNKYGFCYDLNIYRGCIHKCYYCFAVYSHKYINSRDFFGEIFVKKNIAEILEKELSSRNWKRDIINLGSVTDNYQDAEKDYKLMRDILKLLIRYKTPMCISTKSDLILRDFDLIDELSNIVPIRIATTITTLNEKLSSLIEPNVISPLKRLEILKEFKKTKATVAIHTMPVMPFITEDELENIFKTAKECDIDYCAADALKLCGECRKIFLNFVRENFPNHYKKYLYIYGSNGILKDDYKEKMYKKIKALEEKYNISYKTREELHKEKINIQQEEILLF; encoded by the coding sequence ATGATACAATATAGAGAAATTAACTGTAAATCAGCACTAAATAAAATAAATAATAAATACGGTTTTTGTTACGATCTAAACATATACAGAGGCTGCATTCATAAATGCTACTACTGCTTTGCCGTGTATTCTCATAAATATATTAATTCAAGAGATTTTTTTGGAGAGATATTCGTAAAGAAAAATATTGCTGAAATATTAGAAAAAGAGTTATCATCAAGAAATTGGAAAAGAGATATTATTAATTTGGGAAGCGTTACGGATAATTATCAAGATGCAGAAAAAGATTATAAACTTATGAGAGATATATTAAAACTTCTTATAAGATATAAAACACCAATGTGCATATCAACAAAAAGCGATTTAATATTAAGAGATTTTGATTTGATAGATGAGCTTTCAAATATAGTTCCTATTAGAATAGCTACTACTATAACAACATTAAATGAAAAACTCTCATCATTAATAGAGCCTAATGTAATAAGCCCACTAAAAAGATTAGAAATATTAAAAGAGTTCAAAAAAACAAAAGCAACAGTTGCAATTCACACAATGCCTGTAATGCCCTTTATCACAGAAGATGAATTAGAAAATATTTTTAAAACAGCAAAAGAATGCGATATAGATTACTGTGCCGCAGATGCCTTAAAACTATGCGGAGAATGCAGAAAGATATTTTTAAATTTTGTTAGGGAGAACTTTCCAAATCATTATAAAAAATATTTGTATATTTATGGAAGTAACGGCATTCTTAAAGATGATTATAAAGAAAAGATGTATAAAAAAATAAAAGCATTGGAAGAAAAATATAATATATCATACAAAACAAGAGAAGAATTACATAAAGAAAAAATTAATATACAGCAAGAAGAAATACTTTTATTTTAA